The following nucleotide sequence is from Halomonas chromatireducens.
TCCTGCTGGGCTTCCCACTGGCCTGCTGCACGATCGGAATCAGGAGCGGGCATCGGGGCGGCACAGCCGGCCAGCACCATCAAGGCCAGGCTCGAGAGCAGTAGTCGCAGTGCGTTGGCGTGGAGCGTCATGGCAGTATCTCGTCAGCGGGTGCATGTCTGGTGAATGAAATCAGGGGGGGGTACGGTCAGGGTCTCAATTCGGGAATGCGCTCGAGGAGTTCGTCGATGACAGGATGCTCGTCGAAGCGCTGCAGTGCCTCTTCGACGAGGGAGCGGGCGTCGTCGTGGCGCTCGAGCGTCCACAGCACCTCGGCGAGATGGGCGGCAATCTCCTGGTCGGGCATGGCTGCATAGGCGCGTTCCAGCCAGGGTAGGGCCCGCTCCGGGTCGCCTAGACGGAAGTAGACCCACCCCAGACTATCCATGATTGCGCCACTTCCCGGCTCGATCTCATGAGCCCGTTCGATCAGCTCCCGGGCTTCCTCCAGTCGGCCCTCGATATTCAGGTCTGCCAAGGTATATCCCAGTGCATTGAGGGCCGTGGCGTTGTCGGGGTTGCGCTCGATGATGCGAGTCAGGTCACGTTCCATGGCCTCGATATCTCCTTCGGACCAGGCCCGCATGGCACGAAGGTACAGCAGCTGCTCGTCGTTGGGGGTGCGGGCAAGCTCACGGTCGAGCAGAGCATCGGCTTCTCCCGTCATGCCGGCTTCGTCCAGCAGCTCGACTTCAAGCATGACCAGCTCGTTGAAGTGGTCCTCATGGCGCAATCGTTCGATGCGCAGGAAGGCGCGGGCATCCAGCAGGCGGTCATCTTCGATCAGCATGCGGGCGGCACGCAGCCTGGCCCTGATAAAGTCGCCCCCCGTCGCGACCTGGCGATAATAGAGAAGCGCGTTATCGACCTCGCCCTCCTGCTCGGCAATGGCTCCGAGGAGATAGTAGGCAGTGGGCGGCGGCTGGTCACTACTTACCAGAGGTAGCAGCAGGCGGCGGGCGGCCTCGAAGTGACCGTCCTCGAGGAACAGGGCGGCCAGGCTCGTGCGGAGTTCCTGGTTGCCTTCATGCTCGTCGAGCAGCGTGTCGGTGTGCGCCTCGGCGGCGGCCACATTGCCAAGCTGCAGCTCGGTCTGGGCCAGCAGCAGCAGGAAGCGGGGATCGTCTGGCGAGACTTCCAGGCCACGGCGAGCGGCGTCCCGAGCCTGGCTGGTATTGCCGTCATCCAGCGCGAGGCGAGCACGGGTCATCCACAGGGCCGGCAGTTCCGAATGGTCTCGTGCCAGATCATCCAGTCGGGTTTGAGCGAGGTGTGACTGCCCTGTGGCAGCCTCGAGTATGGCCATGGCAAGCATCGCATCGTGATGATGCGGGTGGTCGCTGGCACCGGGTCGGCTGAGGTGCTCGCTCAATCGCTCTCGCAGGGGGAGGGGAGGGACCCCGGCATCCAGCGCCAGCTCCATGAACAGGGTGAGCTCCCCATGGGCGCCCTGCTCGACCAGCAACAGTCGCTTTTCGAGTGCGCCCACCCAGTCGCCACGCTGCAGGGCCAGGCCCGCCAGGAGGCGAAGCGGAGCCTCTGCCATCGGTGATAGCAGGTGCCACTGCTCTACCGCTTCCTCCAATAACAGAGGGTCATTGCTGAAGCGTGCCGCCAGGGTGGCACGCTCGGCCAGTTCCGCCACCTGGTA
It contains:
- a CDS encoding tetratricopeptide repeat protein, with the protein product MPPTLTRNIRQGLASLGLATLLTGCQGMPLTHLMPGHEDPLDSAPPIERGLDAEGLSTLLVAELSGQRGDYRRATQGYMAMAERYQVAELAERATLAARFSNDPLLLEEAVEQWHLLSPMAEAPLRLLAGLALQRGDWVGALEKRLLLVEQGAHGELTLFMELALDAGVPPLPLRERLSEHLSRPGASDHPHHHDAMLAMAILEAATGQSHLAQTRLDDLARDHSELPALWMTRARLALDDGNTSQARDAARRGLEVSPDDPRFLLLLAQTELQLGNVAAAEAHTDTLLDEHEGNQELRTSLAALFLEDGHFEAARRLLLPLVSSDQPPPTAYYLLGAIAEQEGEVDNALLYYRQVATGGDFIRARLRAARMLIEDDRLLDARAFLRIERLRHEDHFNELVMLEVELLDEAGMTGEADALLDRELARTPNDEQLLYLRAMRAWSEGDIEAMERDLTRIIERNPDNATALNALGYTLADLNIEGRLEEARELIERAHEIEPGSGAIMDSLGWVYFRLGDPERALPWLERAYAAMPDQEIAAHLAEVLWTLERHDDARSLVEEALQRFDEHPVIDELLERIPELRP